Below is a window of bacterium DNA.
CGGCGCCGGGCTCAAGGTCTTCATTGCGCAGTTCGTCAAGGGCATGCACTCCAGCGAGCTTGACGCCCTGAAGCGATTGTCGGACTTGATCACGGTCAAGCAGTTTGGCCGAGGGGTGCTCATTTACGACGAGCCGAACGAGGCGGACGTGCAGGCGGCGCAGAAGGGCCTTTCGGAGATCAAGAGTTGCATCGCATCTGGCGAGTATCAGCTCGTCATCCTGGACGAGGCGAACATCGCGACGTATTTAAGAATGTTCTCGGTCGAGGACCTGTTGTCTGTGATCGACGGCAAGCCCGACGACGTGGAGCTAGTGATCACTGGCCGCAAGGCCGATCCAAGGGTGATTGAGCGGGCAGACCTCGTAACCGAGATGGTAGAGGTGAAGCACTATTATCAAAAG
It encodes the following:
- the cobO gene encoding cob(I)yrinic acid a,c-diamide adenosyltransferase translates to MRGYVQVYTGNGKGKTTAALGLALRAAGAGLKVFIAQFVKGMHSSELDALKRLSDLITVKQFGRGVLIYDEPNEADVQAAQKGLSEIKSCIASGEYQLVILDEANIATYLRMFSVEDLLSVIDGKPDDVELVITGRKADPRVIERADLVTEMVEVKHYYQKGVEARKGIEK